The nucleotide window taattttggaaaatggCAGTGCACATACCTGACCTATAATGTAACTGCAGTGTCCTCAAATCTCCACCTGTGTTTCTTACAAGTTAAGGAGTAAAACTGCACTGAATAACCCAAAAGTCTTGATAAAATAGTTGCATTGAAAAAGTGATGTAGTACTCACAGATAATTTCCTGTAGCAGCTCTTGAAGCTGGGAAAAAATGTCTTACCCCTGTGGTCCTCCTGATGCGAGCTGTTCGCTGTTTTTTCAGTGGTGTGCTGGTTTTTCAGGTGCTTCTGGCAGCTGAACACTCGACACTCAAATTCACAGACCGTGTTACTGCAACAGGTACAAAATCTCTTACTAGAAGAGATCACTAGGTAACTTTAATGTTAATCTATCATTTTATCTTGTGAGTTTATTTATGACTGGGTCTAATAAAAAATGCTTAACCAAACAATTTTGTGATTTGGTGTGGAACATGAGAgagattttctgttttcttaggAGTAGGGTATACTTTAGTTTGCTGTTTTGGCTTAAATCAAAGGAGGCTGCAAAGGAATGGGGAGAATAGCAAGGTTTCTGGAAGACTAAATGGGCAAGATAGACATTAGGAAATCTCTCTCCTGGTGCCAGAAATGTTACAGGCTTAATATTAAAGGACAGCAAGCAGGCTTTAAAAAATGGATCTGAAGTTATGGTTTTaggaatccttttttttttttttcctctctctttgcCAGTTTCTTATTAACTGCTGTTGAACTAATGGCAATTCCCCTTCTTCCCAGGACTACCATGTTATTCTACTTCATCTTTCCAGTGGGGAGCAGAACTTCATTTATGATCTTGACACAGTGTTGCCGTTTCCATGTCCTTTTGATGTGTACAGTGTGGAGGCCTTTAGGTTGGATGACAGCCTTCATCCAGAGTTTCACAGGTGATGGCATGAAATATAAAGAACTATGGATGTTATTTCATGAAATCAAAGTTGAAGTTCTCTTTGTGTATGCATAGTGACAGAGGGTTCTTTACTATACTCcagtaaaataaatgcattgTGTTACTTTTCTAAAGCTCTTTGCCTTAGTCATCAAAAGCCCTTTTCTACTGTAGCTTCATGTTAACAACTTGGCTCAATGTTCCTGGTTTGTGTATTTAATAACATTAATGCTCCTTGATGAGAGGAAAGTGCTCTTATTCTGAGTGATTAGTGCAGTATTGTGTACATGCATCTTTTAATacaattttgcattttgtttttagaaaaatCAGAATGATTCGAGCAGATTTGTACTTGAAGACATTTGCTTCAGACAGATCTCATATGAAGGATGCAAATGGGAAATGGCAAAAACCTCCTCCTCCATACCCTTGCATTGAAACTGCAGGTGAGCTCCCAGAACTCCTTCCTGTTTACAGTGCTGAATGAAGTAGTCTAGGAGGCACATGGGAAATAAATGACTTCTGTAACATTTGTCCAGCCAGCTTATTACTTCATATGGGAGAAAATAGGGCTGTGAAGCATTTGGTACTCTCTTTTTTGAACACGTAGTCCAACATGCCTTCTGGCATTTACTGGTATCAAACATTAGTTACTGATATTCATAAACTGAGCAGAGAGTGAGAGGTAAGTAATACTGTTCTCTTGTTACAGCAGGGAACTGAAGCAGACAGGGCAAATTCCTTGCTTAGGGATCACAAAATTTTTCACACAGTGATTATACCACATTCTAGCACACAGATCCCATTCTGGCAaagcagtgctggcaggaggaAGTTTTCAGTGTGGTGGGTTTGCCTGCATGAAGTGTTTGAGGTTTCTGTACCAGATGGATGGACCCCAGGATGTTTTAAGTCAGTGGCAAGTTGGCAAGCTTTTCCCTAAGCCTTAAACCTCATGTAAGTGATAGCCTAGCTGATAGCCTCTGGGCCAGGCAGAGAGAGGGGTAGACTTGCCATCTATTCTGTAGAGCTGCTTAAAGCATTCTTCTCACACAGCATTTCAGCTTATTCTAATAATCTGTTTTGCAAGCTGAGTAACATTTGtcatgtgtgtgtttgtttgttctcTCGTTTTCTTCCAAGGAAAGCATGGTgatgttttgctttgaaaaagtTTGAAAGAGTTTTCATGTTACTGCTCTGCATATTTGGTTTTGCTGAATTTTAATAAGGCGGTACTGTTACGTGTTTATGTTAGAGAAGGGAGGGTCAAAGAAACATGGTTCTGTCTTTATGTCCAAGTGGTTTTAAGTTGCTGGGAAATTCTCAGTCTTTGCTTTAGCTTCTAAGGAAGCTTGGTGTTTCATATGAGAGTAGAAGTGAATTATGACAGTGAGCAGGAACACAGGTGTCATCTTTGTTATGAGGCTTTAGGTGTTTTCTAAAGGTGTTTTGGGGAGTGTAGGATTTCTGAACTACAGTGAATGGTTCTCTGTTAGCTGGAGCCTCATAGGTGATAGGTGCTGAGAACTTTTTTGTCTGTGGAAACCTTGTTGTTTTTATAGCTGAGAGCTAATGAAAGTATGAGGAATATAGATGAGGTCAgactgggaaagcaaaaaattCTATTCAAATCAAAAAGAGTAAAAACCATTACTTGTGGGTACTAAGTTACATAATGACTCAAACAATTGCAGATGTGTACATGTATGTCTAGGTTGAGTACATGACTCCATAGCTGCAAACCATGTAACTCtccccttttgttttctttgtggttttttggtttggttcggttttgtttgtttgttgtgtCTGGCTGAGCTTTACCTCCTTGGTGAGCAGCAACCACAGGCCTCAGCCAGCCTCCAGATTCTTAGTGATGCTGGCAGACAGTGGAGGATATGTAGCTCTTACTTCCTCTTATGCTTTCGTTCTTTGCTCTATACCTTGCCATGCTGAATGAAATGTCCATAGGTCCATCCAGTTCAATGTCTGCCCGAAACAGGTAttcctcagggctctgtccagtctggtcttgaacacctccagagatggtgattctaccacctTTCTGGACAGTGTCCCAATGTCCCACTGTCATGGTAAACAAACAATGAATAAAGAATCCTAATATATAATCTGAATTTCCAGTGTTCCAACTtacttttttaatttcttgtccTGTTGCCAGGCTCTTCCAAGAAGACTCTGGCTTCATTGTCCTACCTCTGATCAGGTAGATGTAGGCAGTAATAATGTCTCCCCTTCATCTTCTCTTTTTAAGACTGAAGAGACCCAGTTCTCTGAGCCTCTCCTTGAATAAATGTTGTCCTGCACCAAACAACTTGTCTTTCCTCTTTTGGGCCTACTCCAGTATGTCtatgttttggggatttttttttttttttttctgacaagcTCCAAATGGACACAATATTGCAGCACTGTGCTGATGTGCTCTGGTCTCCTGGTCAGTTGGCTGAAAGAAACTTGTTACCCTGCACCCACTGAAGGTGAAAAGTCATTCACCAGGGAGCTTCAAGGTCTGAGTCAGAATAGGACTAGATAGTCTCAGATCTAGGACGTCTAGTTCAAGTGTTTGTTCCTTTAGTACCAGTTCCTCCAGCTTTACTTTTTGTCTTCCCTTTGTATTTACTTGTGATACTTTGTAATGATGCCTGCTTCTATGTGCACAGTGCTGTGAGTCTGCGAGGAGTCTGGGTAATGTCTCAGCACAGTTTTATTGGGTGTAAAGCTGCCTTATTTTTAACTTGATGTAAAACTGGGTGGCAGACCTTTTGTTATCATAAAAGAGCCTGGGGCACTAATGTTCATGTCCATGCCAAATTCCATTGCAGATAACTGTTTTCTCCCTGCCGTTTCACTTAGATAGAACATTCTGCTTTCCATGTTGATTTGTGTTTGCATAAGATTAAGTGACTTGTATATTTCATGTTACAGGTGACTGTAATATAGTGGCTGACAGAACTGGCCCCATATTGTTTTAATACCAATTTATTTGTGAGGCACATTTCTATCAGACtaggttgttttggtttttggatgtttttttccctttcatttagAGTAGCCAATTTCCTAAGCTTTTGAGAAGATGCAAGGTTTTATATTCTTTCTGTATAACAGAAGGTTATATATTCCTTCTGTTATGTTTGTGGCAGTTTGACCCTACCTGGATGCCAGGTACCCACCAAAGTTGCTTAGTCACTCTCACCCACAGCTgtgcagaggagagaaaatgcaATGAAAACTCATTAATTGAGATAAAGATTACTGTCATGGGCGAAACAGAATTGACTTAGttgaatttattaccaatcaaaaTCAGAACAGGATAATGAGGAGCAAAACAAATCCTAAAAACACCTTTGCTCTATCCCTCCCTCTTTACCAGTCTTAGCTTTATTCCCAATTCTCtacctcctccctcccctctcagTGGGGCATGGGAGTTGCAGTCATCAGAagttgtttctgctgctgctcagagagaggagtccttcccttgctccagtgtggggtTCCTCATGCAGTTCTTCATGAACATCTCCGATGTGAGTCcatcccatgggctgcagaTCTTCAtgagctgctccagtgtggCTCCCTTTCCACAGgatgcagtccttcaggaacaggctgctcctgcaTGGATCCCCTACTATCGCCGGCCAGGGGCTGTGTACAAATCATGAACGGGACGGGGCTGCTGTGGAATGCATctcgagctgtttattttttagcatcagtctcattacatggttatgacagTGGGAAGATGTCAGCAGCTCACATCTTAGGCAGCAGAtcaagaacttaatgttacaactctgctttaaaagctttttgaccaatcacacagagcaaaagcatattgacagtagttctatctAATCACTGtaaatacacatacctttggttaaaacaatgcttgcttatttcaaatacaatacttaCTTGTAAACCTTAAGATACAATACACAGAGATCCATTATTAAGAACTTCTTAATATCTCACTAGATATACTTTTTTGCAACTTTTAGGGAGTTACTCTACCCAAGCATTAATACAGAGACTattgttctatttgttctttctttctacctcttgtataatttttctgctggcaaatcttatagctactgcttagctctaaatcgCCATcttgctgtctctgaggcctgccttttgcaacgtgcccaaaaccctctgatgtTAATGAATCCCACACCCTACggggtcacaagtcctgccacCAAACTTGATCCAGTGtgactcctctctccccaggtctgcaggtccctgccagctgcctgctccagcatgagcTTCCTGTAGaggtcacagcctcctttcaggcatccacctgctccagcctgaggctcctccatgggctgcagggcacagctgcctcaccatgatcttcaccacaggctgcaggggaatacctgctctggtgcctggagcacctcttgcccctttttcttcactggtcttagtgtctgcagagttgtttCTCTCACATAATCTCACTCCTCTCTGGCCACAATTAGTTCTGTGGAATAGCTTTTCTTAAATTTCTTAAGGGAAGAGGTACTGCAACAATCGCTGATGGGTTCAGCCTTTGCCAGAGTCCATCCTGGAGTTGGCTGGCACTGGCTCTGTTGGACATTGGGGAAGCTTCTAGAGGAGCCACCCCTACAATCCTCCCCTGATACCAAAACCTTTTGGAATTGAATTGAGCAATCTTGATCATTAACAAATTAGGCATTTTTCTCCTACTAGTAACTCAAAGGGAATAAATCTTAAACTGTATTTGTCCTGCTCATGggtttgcaaaataaataatcaaaaataaGCTTACATGGAGTCATAAATTCTAGTCTATGCCTAAAAAAATTGAAGCTGGCACAAGGtggtttttaaaagctttttttctgtaagacAAACAACTCCAGTCCAACCaataaaacaacaataaaaataatgccTTCTCAGATGACTCAGTACCTCCTCAGAACTTGCTTGCTAAGCATTAGGCTCTTGGATCTGGCTCTGCTCTAGCTGTTTTCCAGAGTTAGGCCTCTGTGTCTTTTACTGACGTTGCTCTGGCCTCTCTTCTCTGCTGCCATGGATGCCAGGAGGCTGGCCAACCTAACTCGCCCTATCCTGTCCTcaaagctgctctgctggaatAAACATACCTGAGCTGCAGAGCATTCCCCTGATCCCACTTGTTTGCCAGTGACCACCTGTTGAAAGAAAACAGGGTATTTtgttcaaataataaaaaatgagaTTTGGTGAACAGATTTTTTATTCTAGAGCTGGTGAGCCCAAccttgggttttcttttaaatcttctTTCCACAAATTAATGAGGTCTTATTCTGTTTAGTTTATGACTTAGGATGAGATCAGCCCTCCTTACTGCAAGCCTGTGTAAAATACAGCTTGCACAGTGCATTTCAAAATTACTCTGAACAGATGGTCATGTGGCTTATGTGAAAGTGTTAGCAGCAGCTCTAACACTGAAAAGCACTGGTTTGAATTTTAGTTCTCTCAAGGTGTTCAGTAGGACACTTACTGGATTGATTTATGaaatctttttgttttttttattattaataaaatctCTGGTAGCCAATAATgatggggttttatttgggtgtttgtggggtttttttaattttattttgaagagcTCGAATAGGACAGCTGAGAAATTTTGAAGAAACTGTATATCAAACATATATGTAACAGGAAATCTGTTAGACCCAGCAGATGTCTGCAGTTGCTTTCTGTATCTCCTCTCTGAAGTAGCAGCAGGATCCTAGTGAAAGTGAAAAGGCACTGATAGGGATACAAGTAACTCCTTTGCACTTCGTgggaaccttctgctgctctcATTAGAGAATAAAATTCCATTCTGTAAAGTTAGGTCCTTACTTCATAAGCTTTTGTGGAAGTAATGAATCAAGTCAGACACAATAAAGAAGTATTTAAATTGCCAGAGTGGCTTGTTGAAATTACACCACTttctataaaaaataatttaaagtggTGAGTTGTGTTTTACATTGAGATCAACCAGGATGGTTTGCACAGTCATTTATATCTTAGGAGTGGAGATCAGCAGCCCCCCAGCTGAGAGTGGGAAGAGTTCTTCTGACTTATCTCCCTGCTCAGACGAGGGAGGAGGATCTGAAGAGAGCTGTAAACACCTACACAAGTCTGTGAAGGGTCCAACTTTCTTTTAGCTGCCCCCAAAGTTTTAGGCATCAGCAGAACTGATCTTGGAGGCTTTGTTCCAGACTTCCTTGCTTCCAGCAGCCCTTGGGCAGCTGTTGTTACGCTGAGTTAGTCCAAGGTCTGTGAGCCAAGCTGAGGCTTGGCTTAAACGCTGCTTTCTAACTTCTGTTGGGAGAAGCCACAAGTATCATGGCTAACAATGCCTGAGATAGTGAGTGGCCTTTTATTTCGTCCCTGCTTGGGGTAAAAGTGGCAggcttgattaaaaaaaaaaaaaagttatgcaGGAATCCCAGAACAGGCCAGATAGGTCTCATTTGAGGGGGGGGGGTGTGTGTAACAAAGTTTGGTCAAAGAGGAAGATGAGCTCTAGGTGTTGCACAAATGCAAGCTAGTATAACAGTCACAGCACCTGATGAGGACTGCAAGGGTAATagaaatcttaaaataattctgcttCTATTGGTCTTGTAAAAATGTAGGATACATGCTCTATGCTTTTGTGGAGAGATCATCTTGGTTTGCCAGCTGTAGCATCCAGGTGTATCTTTTATAAATTCTGATGTTTGTCACTCTTACCTGCTTCGGGAGGAGCACTTTGTGGTATTCTCATGCGTTTTTGCCGAACTGTTTCCTAACACTGTAATAAGATCTAACACGACATGCACGGCATTCAGATGGAGCCGACGAGGAAGGAGCAGCATAGAGGGGCTGTTATTCCACGAATACAACGGGAGAGGTCTCACTAAGTTTTTCCCTACGGGTACCTCCCGTGCTGCTCCAGTGCCATCTACCGACAGGTTCATGGGCCGTCGCTCTGCATAGGAATGGACTTGTTTGCTTTGGTAAAACAATCTGCCACAATCCTTCCGATGTTAGAGAAGATTTCATTTCCTGCAGGCATTGTAGCAGCACCTCCCAAGTTGTGAACAGCAGCTGTGTTTGTAACTACTAGAACAATCGCCTTTGGACTGCTTTATCAGTCACAGAACAGTTTTATGACTTATCTTAGTATGCTTAATGTACATAAAGCAGAGAATTACTTATTTATGTAATCTTGACCTATATGAAGAATCACCTCGATTTTGAAAAAGCATCTGGGAGGAAAAGAACAGTTTGAAACTGGAAAACAGACTTAACAGTCCACCAGCAAGCAAGAGCGGTTACCCACTGCTAATTTGTTCTTGAGCTATGACAGCAAATTGCTGAGCTTGTGCTATTTTAAATTCTCACACAGGCAGAAAGGATCCCTGTTCTGCCAGACTCACTTCAGCAGTAGGACCATGCTTGGCTGGACATAAGGATTTTCTGTATGCAGGGTTCAAACAGGTTAACAAGAAAAGATTTAGGGGCCAGACCTCAGAAGGGGTGAGAGCTGGGATTAGGCAAATCACAAAGCTGTGCTATAGTGTAGATGTGATGCAAACAGAGGCCTTCAGGGGCTGGATTACGCCTGGTACTCCTGGGTCTGGGGTTCCTAAATatcatcttccttttcttgCTTATACTGTCCATAATGGTAAGCCTAGTTACACAAGCATTTTGCAGCTGAAGCAGATTCCATCCTTTGGATTTTATAATCTATTCCTTAGAGTCTTCTCTTGTTTGATTCTTAATCTTTAAGTGCACACATGAGTCATCTCTGGTAAAGTAAATACTTAATACAGTGGAAGAGCTGTTAACAGTAAATCTGTAAAGTAAAACTGTAACAGTGGCTTTACCACTCTGTTCCTTAAACTCATTCTCAGACAGTTTTCTTTTAATGGTCATTTAAAAAGATTATTGTGCACATCATAGGTAAGGAGTTAAAACAACAAGCCCATCAGAACTGAACCTCTGATCAGCATGGTTCTGAGTCAGCAAAGCTTGTACCTGGCCAGCTGTGGAAAAAGGATGTATATAGCACCTAAACCCAAAACTGCACACCAGCACTTTTCCAGTGAGCTCTCTGGGATCCATGAATGGGACAGAATGGTTTCTACCCCTCCTGTAGGGAGCAGAGCAGATTAAATCCTGACAAAGAGCAGTCATGGTGACTTTTCTCTTGAAACTGTGCCAGTTAAACTTTTCCCCCTGACTTAATTCTGTTATTCAGTATTCacaaaaaaataagtatttgcCCCAGCCTAGTTTGTGCTTCTCATCACCTGAGCATCCCTCTTGGCTGGGGACGGGTTAGGTCATACATCTCCTCCCCTCTGCATATTCTGGCCCTGCAGTGGGCCcatgttcagagaagaaaaagttcagggctggagggaaaACAAATACTGTAATCTGGAGAGTAACAAACTGCAGGTTTGTCAAGGGGCTAATCACTGCAACTTGAATTCCGACTACTGCTGTGAGCCCGTTCCTCTGTGGTCAGTGCAAAAGTTGACTCCTTTGACTTTGGTTCAGGACTTAAATGGGTAAATATTATCTCCCCTGCTTTTAAGTCAACCCATTTGTGTGAATGCAGGAAGACTGCACTGTACTTCCCTGTGTTAGTTGTTATTTGCACTGCAGTTCTCTGATGCTACTCGACCCTTCTAGCCTGCTGttgcagggaaaaatcttacccaCACATGCTAGTTTCTAGTGACTTACTGGATGCTTACTGATCCTGTAATGTTATTATTGCCATGGGCAGAGAGGGGAATGGGCACAAAAGCAATATTTCAGAGACTGGAAATAGATGTTTTCTGTACCACCTTACAATTTGCAGAATCTTGTTGGAGTGAACTGAACTACTGAAGAGGGGTTTGGAATGTTTTCTTGAAATATGTTAATCTGTGCTACAGAACCTGCATCAGGAActtaaatatttcccttttctggTCCTTTTTTAGATTCCAAGATGAACTTGGATGATTTCATCAGTATGAATCCGGAAGTGGGATGGGGCTCAGTGTTGTCCCTTTCAGACTTTGTGCACCGATTCCGCAGTCAGACTGATTACAGCTATTCCTTGGAAGGACAGTAAAGTGAACAAAgttctggtttgttttgctgcttttacaTTGTATTTATGGTTTACATTTCTGTACATGGAATAGGTATTTGGAAATATAGAACATCCAGACAGAAATATCACGAACTGAATAAAaacctttattttaattatgtaaGAATGCACTTGGTTGTCAATGTCAAATCAAAGGCAGACATGCCATCATAAGCATATTGCTTTTCCAGCTACTGTGCTGAAACTGAAAAGAGCTGcaaaaaaagcttttggaaaaatatgtgcataaaatactgaatattGTAGCCTAAATTGCTACATTTTGTCACTTTTTAAAAGTGAGATATGGTTTTCTTCATGTTGTGATTGCTGTCAATTATATGTAAACAGACAGTGCATCTCAGTTTCCCCACTAGCTTTACTGATTAGTCCTTATTTAGCAGAAATGTAAAGGGAAAATTGATTTAGTAGTTCAGTTGTGAACTCCCATGCACTATGTAAAACCAGGTAAGTATCCAGGTTTCTGTGCTGTAGCAGGAGAGAATTAAATCCTGCCATTTCAGTGAAATGTTCTAGTGCTGACAGTTCCTGGAAGATGCAGTTGCTATTTTTGCTTCTCATGCTGGCTGTGCATTCTCACCTGCTCTCATCTTCTTGCACTTGGTATTTGTTTGGCCTTGTGGTAATTCTGACATAAAGCAGGAAgttttgttgaggttttttttctgcctcttggtACCTTGAGCTGGCCTGCCATGAGGTCagacagctgctcctgctggtgtAAGGAAATCAGCAGGGCCATATGGCTGGGGGGAAGGGAGTGAGAAAGCCTCCCCGTTCAGGGTTCTCTGCTGTGGAATATCCTTAGAGGTGATATGAAGCTGCATCCCTGCAGGGCATCCCAGGAAAGCCATCATACTGACTGAGGATTTGGAGCAGTCTCACATTTCTGAGAAGACCACCCTAAAATGGAATTGCAGAAACAGGCTAAAATAAGGTCTTTAATTCTCAGCTTTAGACCTGTTCTACTTTATACCCTAGCACATAATAGACTCACAGACTGGTAGAAGAACATGGGTTAGAAGGGTCAGGCAGTTGCTGGTCCAGTCTCCTGTTCAAATGAGctcagaccaggctgctcagggctttaGCCAGTCAGGCCTTGGAAACCTACTGGGATTGAGACTACAATAAACATTTGTGATACATTTAATTCCTGTGAAGAAAAGCATAATAAAGATTTTAAGTATTAAGGGATCATTTTATTTgtaagtaaagaaaaatatcaaaacttGTAAGGATCTTGTATCTGTTCCATAGCTAAATTGTTATATATGTAGGGTATCACTGTATCTCTCATCAGTTCTAGGGAATTTACTCAGCATATAAACAGCAGAGACAGCCAACTGAACAGCTGTGGGATTGATTCACTTCATCCAGACATCTCTTTCTGTATCATAAGGGCTGCTGAATATAGGAACTTAAACTTTCTCTTGCCAGATGCAGCACAGTTGGTTGCCTGTGCAGACAGGCTGCTACTACACATATTCCTTGAGTGCCAGCATGGACTAGTTAGGAGGCTGGTTGTGGGGACAGTTGATCTGCAGTTTCTGTCACTCTGAATCAGCATCACCAGAAGAAACTGATGTGAAGCTCAGGGTTCCTGATAAGCTGGTGCACGAGCCCTCCcgagaggggacagctggatTTAACAGATATTCCTGTGTAAAAGGTCTGATGTATCCATATTTGGATGAAACGGCAGCTCTTTCTGCTTGATGCTGATGTAGCAGGCACACTCTGAGGGGATGAAGATGTTGGTACTTACTGGTTCTGGGTGATGTTAAGGCTGGTTGTGAGAgtacagagcagcagcagtttgcCTGCTCAGCTCCGTGTAGCTGCCAGTGCACTGCGTTAGACACAGCAGAAGTGAGAATGTAAAGATCCACGTTTCAGACAAATGGGTTGTGTTAAGCACTTCTTACCCTTCAAGTGGTTGAGTCTCATAGACACAGAGTTCCTGTGCATTGCTCAACAGGCCCTTTTAAGTTGTTACAGAACATGAGGTTCTCATCCCTCCCTACTTGAGTATGTCATTTGATTTAACCTCAGCTGGTTTCCGGTGCCTGAAATCTGTGACACACTCCCTTTAGTGGGGGTCAAGACACAAGAGTCTGCTCGTTTAATCTAGTTTCAGCATCAAGACTGTTTAGAAGAATAGTCACAACTATTATTCAGAATAtgcaagtttaaaaaaaaaatcaatgtgaAGAGTTAATCCTTTTCCTCTGTAATCAATCTGAACAGGTGCTTAATTTTACATGTGTCTGGCTGGGTGTGTGTCATTATACTTTTTCTATAATTAACCACCTTTGGTGTGGCTCTTGTAAAAAGTTGTCGTTCCAGAGGGATCAGTAGAAGCCAGAGAATTATTTAATTCAGTGCTGAAGATCATGATAGTGTGGTGCTGTCTCTCTAGCCCATCAAGTCTGGGGGCATTTCATCACCTTTCAGGTGGGCATGGTATCAGAAGGAAAGAATTCAGGAATACTTCAAGTGCTCATTTAGGGCCTGAAATACAAAGATAAGCTACTCACTTCACTGCAATTATCAGAAACCAGATCTTTTCTGGTGCTGATTAGTCCTAGTGTCCCATCAGAAGGACTAAGTGACTTCCCTCTTTTTGATCCTTTCTCCAGGTAAGCCTAGCCCTTATTATTTTGTGGAACTTGCTGTAATTAACCTCTGCTGTCATCCCATATTTGATACATGAGGTGGCCCCACCAGTGTGGTTTCCCCACTGAACACCACAGTAAGTTGCAGACAGAAAAGCAAAGTTTGCTGAGAGCCACTTTGCCATGTTCCTGCAGAAGTGCAAGCAAAGAACTTCCACTGTAAATCTGATGGCAAGAAGGCAACTTCATTGCCAGACATCACTAATTGTCAG belongs to Taeniopygia guttata chromosome 2, bTaeGut7.mat, whole genome shotgun sequence and includes:
- the NTAQ1 gene encoding protein N-terminal glutamine amidohydrolase isoform X3; the encoded protein is MEMSLLSGCFWQLNTRHSNSQTVLLQQDYHVILLHLSSGEQNFIYDLDTVLPFPCPFDVYSVEAFRLDDSLHPEFHRKIRMIRADLYLKTFASDRSHMKDANGKWQKPPPPYPCIETADSKMNLDDFISMNPEVGWGSVLSLSDFVHRFRSQTDYSYSLEGQ
- the NTAQ1 gene encoding protein N-terminal glutamine amidohydrolase isoform X1, whose amino-acid sequence is MARPEAGYEAAVPPRPACTYSSCYCEENVWKLCDYVRSQDRYPLEEFYAVFISNDKRMIPLWKQKSGHGDEPVVWDYHVILLHLSSGEQNFIYDLDTVLPFPCPFDVYSVEAFRLDDSLHPEFHRKIRMIRADLYLKTFASDRSHMKDANGKWQKPPPPYPCIETADSKMNLDDFISMNPEVGWGSVLSLSDFVHRFRSQTDYSYSLEGQ
- the NTAQ1 gene encoding protein N-terminal glutamine amidohydrolase isoform X2 → MARPEAGYEAAVPPRPACTYSSCYCEENVWKLCDYVRSQDRYPLEEFYAVFISNDKRMIPLWKQKSGHGDEPVVWDYHVILLHLSSGEQNFIYDLDTVLPFPCPFDVYSVEAFRLDDSLHPEFHRKIRMIRADLYLKTFASDRSHMKDANGKWQKPPPPYPCIETAGLQVPASCLLQHELPVEVTASFQASTCSSLRLLHGLQGTAASP